The following are from one region of the Sorghum bicolor cultivar BTx623 chromosome 2, Sorghum_bicolor_NCBIv3, whole genome shotgun sequence genome:
- the LOC8054416 gene encoding pentatricopeptide repeat-containing protein At3g06920, whose protein sequence is MAAAAALRTPAVRRPLLVASTVLRIGRYLSSTSPPSPPPPPHHPNTLATELLRLLSAAPSWTPDLAGAVSSSLSAASASAADAVIPVLRTLRNPSLAAPFFLASSAASPHPLPADAYNAVLPFLSHDLAAMEKVLEEMSVLGYGVPNPACADLVSALVRTRRLDDAERVIAAMRRLKFRPAFSAYTVLIGAMAEARQPERALELLRQMQEVGYEVGVPLFTTLVRALAREGRVEGALALVDEVKGSCLEPDIVLYNVCIDCFGKAGNVDMAWKFFHELKSQGLKPDDVSYTSMIWVLCKAGRLSEAEELFGQMETERAVPCAYAYNTMIMGYGSAGQFENAYKLLDQLKERGCIPSVVSFNSILTCLGKKRKVDEALTLFEAMKKDAEPNSSTYNIIIDMLCMAGKVEEAYMIRDEMEHAGLFPNLLTVNIMVDRLCKAKKFEPAYEMFETASQRGCNPNSVTYCSLIDGLGKKGNVDDAYRLFENMLDTGHNANPVVYTSLIRNFFMHGRKEDGHKIFKEMNRRGCQPDLTLLNTYMDCVFKAGDVEKGRAIFEDIKGYGFLPDVRSYSILIHGLTKAGQARETSSIFHAMKQQGFALDARAYNAVVDGFCKSGKLDKAYEVLEEMKVKRVPPTVATYGSIIDGLAKIDRLDEAYMLFEEAKSKGIELNVIVYSSLIDGFGKVGRIDEAYLILEEMMKKGLTPNVYTWNSLMDALVKAEEINEALICFQSMKEMKCSPNTYTYSILINGLCRVQKYNKAFVFWQEMQKQGLVPNVVTYTTMIAGLAKVGNITDACSLFERFKANGGTPDAASFNALIEGMSHANRAIEAYHVFEETRLKGCRINVKACISLLDALNKAECLEQAAVVGAVLREIAKSQHASRSL, encoded by the coding sequence atggcggcggcggcggcgctgcggacACCGGCGGTTCGCCGCCCGCTCCTCGTCGCCTCCACCGTTCTCCGCATCGGGCGTTACCTCTCCTCAACATCACCACCCTCACCCCCACCACCACCGCACCACCCCAACACTCTCGCCACCGAGCTCCTCCGCCTCCTCTCCGCCGCACCATCCTGGACGCCGGACCTTGCCGGCGCCgtctcctcctccctctccgctgcctccgcctccgccgccgacgccgtcaTACCCGTCCTACGGACCCTCAGGAACCCCTCCCTcgccgctcccttcttcctcgcctcctccgccgcctcccCGCACCCGCTCCCCGCCGACGCCTACAACGCCGTCCTCCCGTTCCTCTCCCACGACCTCGCAGCCATGGAGAAAGTCCTCGAGGAGATGAGCGTCCTTGGGTACGGCGTTCCCAACCCCGCCTGCGCGGACCTTGTCTCGGCGCTCGTCCGCACCCGCCGCCTCGACGACGCCGAGCGCGTGATTGCCGCCATGAGGCGGCTCAAGTTCCGCCCAGCGTTCTCGGCTTACACTGTGCTGATCGGCGCAATGGCGGAAGCCAGGCAGCCTGAACGCGCGCTGGAGCTGCTGCGGCAGATGCAGGAGGTCGGGTACGAGGTGGGCGTGCCGCTGTTCACGACACTGGTGCGGGCTTTGGCCCGTGAGGGGCGCGTCGAGGGAGCCCTGGCACTGGTCGACGAGGTGAAGGGGAGCTGCCTCGAGCCTGACATTGTGCTGTACAATGTGTGCATTGATTGTTTCGGAAAGGCTGGGAATGTGGACATGGCCTGGAAGTtcttccatgagttgaagtCGCAAGGGCTGAAGCCAGATGATGTATCGTATACGAGCATGATCTGGGTGTTGTGCAAGGCAGGGAGGCTGAGTGAGGCTGAGGAGCTGTTTGGTCAGATGGAGACAGAAAGAGCTGTGCCTTGTGCGTATGCGTATAATACAATGATCATGGGTTATGGGTCTGCAGGCCAGTTTGAGAATGCCTATAAGCTTCTTGATCAGTTAAAGGAGAGGGGTTGTATTCCATCCGTTGTGTCATTTAATTCGATTCTCACTTGCCTTGGGAAGAAGAGGAAAGTTGATGAGGCACTGACCTTGTTTGAGGCCATGAAGAAGGATGCAGAGCCAAATTCCTCGACATATAACATCATCATTGATATGCTTTGCATGGCTGGAAAGGTTGAGGAGGCCTATATGATACGGGATGAGATGGAACATGCTGGTTTGTTCCCTAACTTGTTGACAGTGAATATAATGGTTGATAGGCTCTGCAAGGCAAAGAAGTTTGAGCCGGCCTATGAGATGTTTGAAACTGCAAGTCAGAGAGGTTGCAATCCTAATTCTGTGACTTATTGTTCTCTTATTGACGGATTAGGAAAGAAAGGAAATGTTGATGACGCTTATAGGTTATTTGAGAACATGCTAGATACAGGCCATAATGCTAATCCTGTGGTTTATACATCCTTGATAAGGAATTTCTTCATGCATGGGAGGAAAGAAGATGGGCACAAAATCTTCAAAGAGATGAATCGTCGAGGATGCCAGCCTGATCTTACCCTACTGAATACATACATGGATTGTGTTTTCAAGGCTGGTGATGTTGAAAAGGGAAGGGCGATATTTGAGGATATCAAGGGTTATGGCTTTCTTCCTGATGTCCGAAGTTATTCCATTTTGATTCATGGTCTCACAAAAGCTGGCCAGGCTAGGGAAACTTCCAGCATTTTCCATGCCATGAAGCAGCAAGGTTTTGCTCTTGATGCTCGGGCTTATAATGCTGTTGTTGATGGGTTCTGCAAATCTGGAAAGTTGGACAAGGCTTATGAAGTTCTTGAGGAGATGAAGGTAAAACGTGTACCTCCTACAGTTGCCACATATGGATCAATTATTGATGGTTTAGCTAAGATTGATAGGTTAGATGAAGCTTACATGCTTTTTGAGGAAGCAAAATCAAAAGGAATAGAATTGAATGTTATTGTGTATAGCTCTCTCATCGATGGGTTTGGAAAGGTTGGTAGGATAGATGAAGCTTATTTAATACTAGAAGAGATGATGAAGAAGGGTTTGACACCAAATGTTTACACATGGAACAGCCTTATGGATGCTTTAGTGAAAGCTGAAGAAATCAATGAAGCACTTATTTGTTTCCAGTCAATGAAGGAAATGAAATGTTCCCCAAACACTTACACATACAGTATTCTTATAAATGGCCTTTGCCGCGTACAGAAGTACAATAAGGCTTTTGTGTTCTGGCAAGAAATGCAAAAACAGGGATTGGTCCCTAATGTTGTGACTTACACAACAATGATTGCTGGGCTTGCAAAGGTAGGGAACATAACAGATGCTTGCAGTCTCTTTGAGAGGTTTAAGGCCAATGGTGGAACCCCTGATGCTGCAAGCTTCAATGCTCTTATAGAAGGAATGAGCCATGCAAATAGAGCAATTGAGGCATATCATGTATTTGAAGAAACTCGATTAAAAGGATGTAGAATTAATGTAAAGGCATGCATCAGTCTTCTAGATGCTTTGAACAAAGCTGAATGTCTTGAACAGGCTGCTGTTGTAGGTGCAGTTTTGAGAGAGATTGCTAAGTCCCAGCATGCTTCTAGATCGTTATAA